The Streptomyces kanamyceticus genome window below encodes:
- a CDS encoding MFS transporter, whose protein sequence is MAAGYAEILRTRYAMRLLAGTLVGRLPNATAAIAIVLFVRAEGGTYSLAGAFAAVYGVANAVGQPLLGRLVDLRGQPRVQLPAALLSALGMALFAFTGPDSLALAYVAVGAAGLFTPPLEGGLRALWPSVLGKEEQVHTAYAMDAIAQEVMFTVGPLLVTGCVALWSEQAALLVVNAVGVLGALSVVMSQPSRAWRSAPREAHWLGALRSPGLLALLGAFLFIGMALGSITVAGVSYADEHGGDAVYGWLMAALGLGALVGGSVYGARQWSGVPERRLTVLVALLAVCYAPLTLTPGAVAMTGLVALAGVFLAPALACAFIIVDRHAPRGTVTEAFSWLVTTFTVGASLGTAAAGPVVEWGGTAWGFAVPGLAGAGALLVLLATGRVLETPVETEVVAGSSENDRNGAVEPGFSAGHQA, encoded by the coding sequence ATGGCAGCCGGATACGCGGAGATCCTCCGGACGAGATATGCGATGCGGCTCCTTGCCGGGACGCTGGTGGGTCGGCTCCCGAACGCCACCGCGGCGATCGCCATCGTGCTGTTCGTCCGCGCCGAGGGCGGGACCTACAGCCTCGCCGGCGCGTTCGCGGCGGTGTACGGGGTCGCCAACGCGGTCGGCCAGCCGCTCCTGGGGCGCCTGGTCGATCTGCGAGGGCAGCCGCGCGTGCAGCTGCCCGCCGCGCTCCTGTCCGCCCTGGGCATGGCCCTCTTCGCCTTCACCGGGCCGGACTCGCTCGCCCTGGCCTATGTCGCCGTGGGCGCCGCCGGGCTCTTCACGCCGCCTCTGGAAGGCGGCCTGCGCGCGCTGTGGCCGAGCGTCCTCGGCAAGGAGGAGCAGGTCCACACGGCGTACGCCATGGACGCCATCGCGCAGGAAGTGATGTTCACCGTCGGCCCGTTGCTCGTCACCGGCTGCGTCGCCCTCTGGTCGGAGCAGGCCGCGCTGCTCGTCGTGAACGCCGTCGGCGTGCTCGGGGCCCTCTCCGTGGTGATGTCCCAGCCCTCGCGCGCGTGGCGTTCGGCGCCCCGGGAGGCGCACTGGCTCGGTGCCCTGCGCTCGCCGGGTCTCCTCGCGCTCCTCGGGGCGTTCCTCTTCATCGGCATGGCGCTCGGCTCCATCACCGTCGCGGGCGTGTCGTACGCCGACGAGCACGGCGGCGACGCGGTGTACGGCTGGCTGATGGCGGCGCTGGGACTCGGCGCGCTGGTCGGCGGTTCGGTGTACGGGGCGCGGCAGTGGAGTGGTGTGCCGGAGCGGCGGCTGACCGTGCTCGTGGCCCTGCTCGCCGTCTGCTACGCGCCGTTGACGCTGACGCCGGGGGCGGTCGCCATGACCGGGCTCGTCGCGCTGGCGGGTGTCTTCCTCGCGCCCGCGCTCGCGTGCGCGTTCATCATCGTGGACCGGCACGCCCCGCGCGGGACGGTCACCGAGGCGTTCTCCTGGCTGGTGACGACGTTCACGGTGGGCGCCTCACTGGGAACGGCCGCCGCAGGCCCGGTCGTCGAGTGGGGCGGGACGGCCTGGGGGTTCGCGGTCCCGGGGCTCGCGGGCGCGGGCGCACTTCTAGTTTTGCTGGCCACAGGGCGGGTACTGGAGACGCCCGTGGAAACGGAGGTTGTTGCGGGTTCATCGGAAAATGATCGAAACGGTGCCGTCGAACCCGGTTTCAGTGCCGGGCATCAGGCGTAA
- the pafA gene encoding Pup--protein ligase → MDRRIFGLENEYGVTCTFRGQRRLSPDEVARYLFRRVVSWGRSSNVFLRNGARLYLDVGSHPEYATPECDNVTELVTHDKAGERILEGLLVDAERRLHEEGIAGDVYLFKNNTDSAGNSYGCHENYLVARHGEFSRLADILIPFLVTRQLLCGAGKVLQTPRGAVYCVSQRAEHIWEGVSSATTRSRPIINTRDEPHADAERYRRLHVIVGDSNMSETTMLLKVGATDLVLRMIEAGTVMRDLTLENPIRAIREVSHDITGRRKVRLASGREASALEVQREYYEKAVDFVDRRGIRTGTVEQVLELWGRTLDAIEAEDLDRIGTEIDWVMKYKLIERYRAKNNMTMSHPRVAQIDLAYHDIHRRRGLYYLLERKGQAARICNDLKIFEGKSVPPQTTRARLRGDFIRRAQEQRRDFTVDWVHLKLNDQAQRTVLCKDPFRSVDDRVEKLIAGM, encoded by the coding sequence ATGGACCGCCGCATTTTCGGGCTGGAGAACGAGTACGGCGTCACGTGCACGTTCAGGGGACAGCGCCGCCTGTCGCCTGACGAGGTGGCGCGCTACCTCTTCCGCCGTGTTGTGTCATGGGGCCGCAGCAGCAACGTCTTTCTGCGGAACGGCGCCCGCCTCTATCTTGACGTGGGATCACATCCGGAATACGCAACACCCGAATGTGACAACGTGACCGAGCTGGTCACCCACGACAAAGCGGGCGAGCGCATTCTGGAAGGCCTGCTCGTCGACGCCGAACGCCGCCTGCACGAGGAGGGAATCGCGGGCGACGTCTATCTCTTCAAGAACAACACCGACTCGGCGGGAAACTCCTACGGTTGCCACGAGAACTATCTGGTGGCCCGTCATGGAGAGTTCTCCCGGCTCGCGGACATCCTCATTCCGTTCCTCGTCACGCGGCAGCTGCTGTGCGGCGCGGGCAAGGTGCTGCAGACTCCGCGCGGCGCCGTGTACTGCGTGAGCCAGCGTGCCGAGCACATCTGGGAGGGCGTGTCGTCGGCGACGACCCGCTCCCGTCCGATCATCAACACCCGCGACGAACCGCACGCCGACGCCGAGCGCTACCGCAGGCTGCACGTCATCGTCGGCGACTCGAACATGTCCGAGACGACCATGCTCTTGAAGGTCGGCGCCACCGACCTCGTGCTGCGCATGATCGAGGCGGGCACCGTCATGCGTGACCTCACCCTGGAGAACCCGATCCGGGCCATCCGCGAGGTCAGCCACGACATCACGGGCCGCCGCAAGGTGCGCCTGGCCAGCGGCCGCGAGGCCTCGGCCCTCGAAGTGCAGCGCGAGTACTACGAGAAGGCCGTGGACTTCGTCGACCGCAGGGGCATCCGCACCGGCACGGTCGAGCAGGTCCTCGAGCTGTGGGGCCGCACGCTCGACGCGATCGAGGCCGAGGACCTCGACCGGATCGGCACCGAGATCGACTGGGTGATGAAGTACAAGCTCATCGAGCGGTACCGGGCGAAGAACAACATGACCATGTCGCATCCCAGGGTCGCGCAGATAGACCTCGCCTACCACGACATCCACCGTCGCCGGGGTCTCTACTACCTCTTGGAGAGGAAGGGCCAAGCCGCCCGCATCTGCAACGACTTGAAGATCTTCGAGGGCAAGTCGGTGCCGCCGCAGACGACACGCGCGAGGCTGCGCGGCGACTTCATCCGGCGGGCCCAGGAACAGCGCCGTGACTTCACGGTCGACTGGGTGCACCTCAAGCTCAACGACCAGGCGCAGCGCACCGTGTTGTGCAAGGACCCCTTCAGGTCGGTCGACGACCGGGTGGAGAAGCTCATCGCCGGCATGTGA
- a CDS encoding LacI family DNA-binding transcriptional regulator, with amino-acid sequence MAGPLQESGSTRPTSRDVARAAGVSQATVSLVLGDKWRGRVAEPTAERVRSAARELGYRPNLAARNLRLGRTRTALLVVPELTNEFFAHVYTGVARVAARHGFGVVLYPSPDGIGPARDPFASARASLDGVLASSMASDALATIRGDDLPLVMLDSDPAGSLGAATVNLDLADGMRQVTEHLLSLGHRDFLHLAADVDSWTFDVRAEALARALHGTDTAVRRVAAPLNVEGARAVAEAALSAPGPRPTAVVCDDDFLSAGVCKAARRLGLRVPEDVSVTGFDDLTLATAVEPELTTVRLPAERFGERGMETLVAVLEGRAPDATPLDVHLVVRGSTGPAH; translated from the coding sequence GTGGCCGGGCCACTACAGGAATCCGGGAGCACCCGCCCCACCAGCCGCGACGTCGCACGCGCGGCCGGGGTCTCCCAGGCCACGGTCTCCCTCGTCCTCGGCGACAAGTGGCGCGGCCGGGTCGCCGAACCGACGGCCGAGCGGGTCCGGTCGGCCGCGCGGGAACTGGGCTACCGCCCCAACCTCGCCGCCCGCAACCTGCGCCTCGGCCGGACCAGGACAGCCCTCCTGGTCGTCCCCGAACTCACCAACGAATTCTTCGCCCACGTCTACACTGGCGTGGCCCGCGTCGCCGCCCGGCACGGCTTCGGCGTGGTCCTCTACCCCTCCCCCGACGGCATCGGCCCCGCCCGCGACCCCTTCGCCTCGGCACGCGCCTCCCTGGACGGCGTACTCGCCTCCTCCATGGCCTCCGACGCACTCGCCACCATCCGCGGCGACGACCTGCCCCTGGTGATGCTCGACAGCGACCCCGCGGGCAGCCTGGGCGCGGCCACCGTCAACCTCGACCTCGCCGACGGCATGCGCCAAGTGACAGAACATCTGCTGTCCCTCGGCCACCGCGACTTCCTGCACCTCGCCGCGGACGTCGACTCCTGGACCTTCGACGTACGCGCCGAAGCCCTCGCACGGGCCCTGCACGGCACCGACACCGCCGTACGCCGGGTCGCGGCACCCCTGAACGTCGAAGGCGCCCGCGCCGTCGCCGAGGCCGCCCTGTCCGCCCCCGGACCCCGGCCCACCGCCGTCGTCTGCGACGACGACTTCCTCTCCGCGGGCGTCTGCAAGGCCGCACGACGACTCGGCCTGCGCGTACCCGAAGACGTCTCCGTGACCGGCTTCGACGACCTGACCCTCGCGACCGCCGTCGAACCGGAACTCACCACCGTCCGCCTGCCCGCCGAACGCTTCGGCGAACGCGGCATGGAAACCCTCGTCGCCGTCCTGGAAGGCCGGGCCCCCGACGCCACCCCCCTCGACGTCCACCTGGTCGTCCGCGGCTCCACCGGCCCCGCCCACTGA
- a CDS encoding FKBP-type peptidyl-prolyl cis-trans isomerase, which translates to MRRRSLLLAVPAGLLTLAGCGDDKADKAKSKPSDSPTNSASAPPTAKIVDGPVPEITKGDKFGQKPTIAKGSGKPSSDLAVKTLIQGKGKEVAKGDYLQADYLGQIWATAKVFDNSYDRGNPTVFPIGVGKVIPGWDQSLVGKKLGSRVELAIPPKVGYGEEGNKQAGIKGSDTLVFVVDLVDSFNAKSSSKGKEVAQSNKDLPKVGTNTDGKAPSIDVPKTAAPKKLVSSYVLEGDGDVVKETDSLLCQYKGVLWADGKEFDSSYKSGQLAQFQLAQVVKGWAQGLTGKKVGSRVLIVIPPELGYGDQPPQGSTIKKDSTLVFCVDILAK; encoded by the coding sequence GTGCGCCGACGCTCACTTCTTCTTGCCGTCCCGGCCGGCCTGCTCACGCTGGCAGGCTGTGGTGACGACAAGGCCGACAAGGCCAAGTCCAAGCCCAGCGACAGCCCGACCAACTCCGCGTCGGCCCCGCCGACGGCGAAGATCGTCGACGGTCCCGTGCCCGAGATCACCAAGGGCGACAAGTTCGGTCAGAAGCCGACCATCGCCAAGGGCTCGGGCAAGCCGTCCTCCGATCTCGCGGTGAAGACGCTGATCCAGGGCAAGGGCAAGGAGGTCGCCAAGGGTGACTACTTGCAGGCCGATTACCTCGGCCAGATCTGGGCCACCGCCAAGGTCTTCGACAACTCCTACGACCGGGGCAACCCGACGGTCTTCCCGATCGGCGTCGGCAAGGTCATCCCGGGCTGGGACCAGTCCCTGGTCGGCAAGAAGCTCGGCAGCCGCGTGGAGCTCGCCATCCCGCCGAAGGTGGGTTACGGCGAGGAGGGCAACAAGCAGGCGGGCATCAAGGGCTCGGACACCCTCGTGTTCGTCGTCGACCTGGTGGACTCCTTCAACGCCAAGAGCTCGTCGAAGGGCAAGGAGGTCGCGCAGTCGAACAAGGACCTGCCCAAGGTCGGTACGAACACCGACGGCAAGGCCCCTTCGATCGACGTCCCGAAGACCGCAGCCCCCAAGAAGCTCGTCTCCAGCTACGTCCTGGAGGGCGACGGCGACGTGGTCAAGGAGACCGACAGCCTCCTGTGCCAGTACAAGGGCGTGCTCTGGGCGGACGGCAAGGAGTTCGACTCCTCGTACAAGAGCGGTCAGCTCGCCCAGTTCCAGCTGGCGCAGGTCGTCAAGGGCTGGGCGCAGGGTCTGACCGGCAAGAAGGTCGGCAGCCGCGTACTCATCGTCATCCCGCCGGAGCTCGGGTACGGCGACCAGCCGCCGCAGGGCAGCACCATCAAGAAGGACTCGACGCTGGTCTTCTGTGTGGACATCCTCGCGAAGTGA
- a CDS encoding FKBP-type peptidyl-prolyl cis-trans isomerase — protein MSIDKPEVDFPVGEPPTELQIKDIWEGDGAVAKAGDFVKVHYVGVAFSTGEEFDASWNRGNPLEFQLGAGQVISGWDQGVQGMKVGGRRELTIPAHLGYGDRGAGGGRIAPGETLIFVCDLVSV, from the coding sequence GTGAGCATTGACAAGCCCGAGGTCGACTTCCCCGTCGGCGAGCCGCCGACCGAGCTGCAGATCAAGGACATCTGGGAGGGTGACGGGGCGGTCGCGAAGGCGGGCGACTTCGTCAAGGTCCACTACGTGGGCGTCGCCTTCAGCACCGGCGAGGAGTTCGACGCGAGCTGGAACCGCGGCAACCCGCTGGAGTTCCAGCTGGGTGCCGGACAGGTCATCTCCGGCTGGGACCAGGGCGTGCAGGGCATGAAGGTCGGTGGCCGGCGCGAGCTGACCATCCCGGCCCACCTCGGGTACGGCGACCGCGGCGCCGGTGGCGGCCGCATCGCCCCCGGCGAGACGCTGATCTTCGTCTGCGACCTGGTCTCCGTCTGA
- the prcA gene encoding proteasome subunit alpha, protein MSTPFYVSPQQAMADRAEYARKGIARGRSLVVMQYADGIVFVGENPSRALHKFSEIYDRIGFAAAGKYNEYENLRIGGVRYADLRGYTYDRDDVTARGLANVYAQTLGNIFSSNAEKPYEVELVVAEVGATPDGDQIYRLPHDGSIVDEHGSVAVGGNAEQISTYLDQRHEDGMTLAEALKLAVQSLSRDTNGSEREIPAERLEVAILDRARPQQRKFKRIVGRQLSRLLEEGGATDAVGDTETDAEADGETGSARDSGGDVE, encoded by the coding sequence GTGTCGACGCCGTTCTATGTCTCACCCCAGCAGGCCATGGCCGACCGGGCGGAATACGCCCGCAAGGGCATCGCCCGCGGTCGCAGCCTTGTCGTGATGCAATATGCCGACGGCATCGTGTTCGTCGGCGAGAATCCGTCCCGCGCGCTGCACAAGTTCAGCGAGATCTATGACCGGATCGGCTTCGCGGCCGCCGGTAAGTACAACGAGTACGAGAATCTGCGGATCGGTGGCGTGCGCTACGCCGACCTCCGTGGGTACACCTACGACCGTGACGATGTGACGGCCCGTGGGCTCGCCAACGTCTATGCCCAGACCCTCGGCAATATCTTCTCGAGCAATGCCGAGAAGCCGTACGAGGTCGAGTTGGTCGTCGCCGAGGTCGGTGCGACGCCGGACGGCGATCAGATCTACCGCTTGCCGCACGACGGTTCGATCGTGGACGAGCACGGTTCGGTCGCGGTCGGTGGTAACGCGGAGCAGATCAGCACCTACCTCGACCAGCGTCACGAGGACGGGATGACGCTGGCGGAGGCGCTCAAGCTCGCGGTGCAGTCGCTGTCCCGCGACACCAACGGCAGCGAGCGGGAGATCCCCGCGGAGCGGCTCGAGGTGGCGATCCTGGACCGGGCGCGGCCTCAGCAGCGGAAGTTCAAGCGGATCGTGGGGCGTCAGCTGTCCCGGCTGCTCGAAGAGGGCGGCGCCACGGACGCGGTGGGCGACACGGAGACGGACGCGGAGGCGGACGGGGAGACCGGGTCGGCGCGGGATTCCGGCGGCGACGTCGAGTAG
- a CDS encoding helix-turn-helix transcriptional regulator, translated as MAIAKAERLMNLALCLLGTRRPLSKRELRDSIEAYVEAFGSGGRAAGSEDSFNRMFERDKDDLRELGLVIETVENLDGEVGYLARRDSNRLPPITIDAEEAAALGLAAKVWQQARLAGAASGALQKLRAAGLPEDVDPYESHGALEPRIPAHDASFEPLMLACRDRRPVVFDYRKATAARPEQRHVEPWALECWRGHWYLAGWDRDRGAERVFRLSRITGKVRARAGKYTADVPDVVTVRETVASWAGETADRTALIRLRAGAGYPLRAKAGSVRELGDGWDELEIPYGHGLDAWLVEFGPDVVVLEPAELRADVVDRLRAVAKG; from the coding sequence ATGGCCATTGCCAAGGCCGAGCGGCTGATGAATCTGGCGCTGTGTCTGCTCGGGACCCGGCGGCCGCTCAGCAAGCGCGAGCTGCGCGATTCCATCGAGGCGTACGTCGAGGCCTTCGGGTCCGGCGGCCGGGCGGCGGGGTCGGAGGACTCCTTCAACCGGATGTTCGAGCGTGACAAGGACGATCTCCGTGAGCTCGGCCTGGTCATCGAGACCGTGGAGAACCTCGACGGCGAGGTCGGCTACCTGGCCCGCAGGGACAGCAACCGGCTGCCGCCCATCACCATCGACGCCGAGGAGGCCGCCGCCCTGGGCCTCGCCGCGAAGGTCTGGCAGCAGGCCCGTCTCGCCGGAGCGGCCAGCGGCGCCCTGCAGAAGCTGCGCGCGGCCGGGCTGCCCGAGGACGTCGACCCTTACGAGTCGCACGGCGCTCTCGAGCCGCGCATCCCCGCGCACGACGCGTCCTTCGAGCCGCTGATGCTGGCCTGCCGCGACCGCCGCCCCGTCGTCTTCGACTACCGCAAGGCCACGGCGGCCCGCCCCGAGCAGCGCCACGTCGAGCCCTGGGCGCTCGAGTGCTGGCGCGGCCACTGGTACCTCGCGGGCTGGGACAGGGACCGGGGCGCCGAGCGCGTCTTCCGGCTCTCGCGGATCACCGGCAAGGTCCGGGCCCGCGCGGGGAAGTACACCGCCGACGTCCCGGACGTCGTCACGGTCCGCGAGACCGTCGCGAGCTGGGCGGGGGAGACCGCCGACCGCACCGCCCTGATCCGGCTGCGGGCGGGCGCGGGCTACCCGCTGCGCGCCAAGGCGGGTTCGGTGCGGGAACTGGGCGACGGGTGGGACGAGTTGGAGATTCCGTACGGCCATGGGCTCGATGCCTGGCTGGTGGAGTTCGGGCCCGACGTGGTGGTCCTGGAGCCCGCCGAGCTGCGGGCCGACGTCGTGGACCGGCTGCGCGCCGTGGCCAAGGGCTGA